The proteins below come from a single Cinclus cinclus chromosome 23, bCinCin1.1, whole genome shotgun sequence genomic window:
- the LOC134052944 gene encoding arylacetamide deacetylase-like 4: MELCSSLAVRRLVFSGWRPGPAPGVRQEDARLGRVPVRLYRPRGAPRAAVLLFHGGGWIYCGLDSHERICQYIAKESGSLVLSVGYRLAPEHKYPAAYEDCLNATLHFLQHLEHYGVDPARVTVCGDSAGGNLAAAVSQTLAGRSDLPRLRAQILIYPGLQALDFNLPSYQQNRGVPLLFRERAVYYSLQYFQGDTSNLEEVLEGAHIPPDMRLKYRKWVSPDNIPEKFKVRGYELHKPCEFKPEVFETVKRFCEPTLCPLLAEDTVIQQLPESFILTCEYDVLRDDGLLYKKRLEDNGVPVTWFHLEDGFHGIVNLFDYCSLSFPSGKRGLDRVVAFIKGL; encoded by the exons ATGGAGCTGTGCAGCAGCCTGGCCGTCAGGCGCCTCGTGTTCTCGGGCTGGAGGCCGGGCCCGGCGCCGGGGGTGCGGCAGGAGGACGCGCGGCTCGGGCGGGTTCCCGTGCGGCTGTACCGGCCCCGCGGCGCCCCGCGAGCCgctgtgctgctgttccacGGCGGGGGCTGGATCTACTGCGGCCTCG ATTCCCATGAAAGGATCTGCCAGTACATTGCCAAGGAGAGCGGCTCGCTGGTGCTGTCCGTGGG GTACCGTTTAGCCCCTGAACACAAATACCCTGCTGCATATGAAGACTGTCTGAACGCCACCCTGCActtcctgcagcacctggagcactACGGCGTGGATCCTGCCCGGGTCACTGTctgtggggacagtgctgggggcaacctggcagctgctgtgagcCAGACCCTGGCAGGCAGGTCAGACCTCCCCAGACTCCGTGCTCAGATCCTCATCTACCCAGGCCTTCAGGCACTGGACTTCAATTTACCATCCTACCAACAAAACCGGGGAGTCCCTCTGCTATTCCGGGAACGTGCTGTTTACTATTCTTTGCAGTACTTCCAAGGGGACACATCAAATCTGGAAGAAGTCTTGGAGGGCGCTCATATTCCTCCAGACATGAGGCTGAAGTATAGGAAGTGGGTGAGTCCAGACAACATCCCCGAGAAATTTAAGGTCAGAGGCTACGAACTGCATAAGCCCTGTGAATTCAAGCCTGAAGTATTTGAGACAGTGAAGAGATTCTGTGAGCCCACGCTGTGCCCACTGCTGGCTGAAGACACAGTTattcagcagctgccagaaTCTTTCATCCTGACCTGCGAGTACGACGTGCTGCGGGACGATGGCTTGTTGTacaagaagaggctggaggacaACGGGGTTCCAGTGACCTGGTTCCACCTCGAGGATGGATTCCATGGAATCGTGAACCTGTTCGATTATTGTAGTTTGTCATTTCCATCTGGGAAAAGGGGACTGGACAGAGTTGTTGCATTTATAAAAGGCCTGTAA
- the LOC134052942 gene encoding arylacetamide deacetylase-like 4, with translation MAAVLTVLVLFLAVFLAGFILLVIGAINFDFSNSEIPPGVNQSAKLRIVHVIVICTAVVGKILENIGICTQVSFVRHMQGRRTLGEDPKLFIKDLWFEKVPVRIYQPKAPSASQRRGVMFFHGGGWVFGSLETHEELCRFIARESESVVVSVGYRLAPEHKYPAAYEDCLNATLHFLQHLEHYGVDPARVTVCGDSAGGNLAAAVSQTLAGRSDLPRLRAQILIYPGLQALDFNLPSYQQNRGVPLLFRERAAFYMLQYLNGNATKLEEVLEGSHIPVDIKLKYRKWVSPDNIPKEFKVRGYKPHVLLECTTEVYETVKRFCEPTLCPLLAEDTVIQQLPESFILTCEYDVLRDDGLLYKKRLEDNGVPVTWFHLEDGFHGIITSFNNDWLSFPSGKRGLENIVNFLRSL, from the exons ATGGCAGCTGTACTCACCGTGCTGGTGCTATTCTTAGCTGTTTTTCTTGCTGGATTTATATTGTTGGTCATAGGGgcaattaattttgatttttccaactcagaaattcctcctggagTGAATCAGTCTGCAAAGCTTCGAATCGTTCATGTAATTGTAATTTGCACAGCTGTGGTG GGAAAGATTTTGGAAAACATTGGCATCTGCACTCAGGTGAGCTTTGTGAGGCACATGCAAGGAAGAAGGACTCTGGGGGAGGACCCGAAGCTCTTCATCAAGGATCTGTGGTTTGAGAAAGTGCCTGTAAGGATTTACCAGCCTAAGGCTCCATCTGCCAGCCAAAGGAGAGGAGTTATGTTTTTTCATGGAGGAGGATGGGTATTTGGAAGTCTTG AAACCCACGAAGAGCTGTGCCGGTTTATTGCCAGAGAAAGTGAATCTGTGGTTGTATCTGTGGG GTACCGTTTAGCCCCTGAACACAAATACCCTGCTGCATATGAAGACTGTCTGAACGCCACCCTGCActtcctgcagcacctggagcactACGGCGTGGATCCTGCCCGGGTCACTGTctgtggggacagtgctgggggcaacctggcagctgctgtgagcCAGACCCTGGCAGGCAGGTCAGACCTCCCCAGACTCCGTGCTCAGATCCTCATCTACCCAGGCCTTCAGGCACTGGACTTCAATTTACCATCCTACCAACAAAACCGGGGAGTCCCTCTGCTATTCCGGGAACGTGCTGCTTTCTACATGCTGCAGTATCTAAATGGAAATGCAACAAAACTGGAAGAAGTATTGGAAGGTTCCCATATTCCTGtagatattaaattaaaatataggaAGTGGGTGAGTCCAGACAATATCCCCAAGGAATTCAAGGTCAGAGGCTATAAACCACATGTGCTACTTGAGTGTACAACTGAAGTTTATGAGACAGTGAAGAGATTCTGTGAGCCCACGCTGTGCCCACTGCTGGCTGAAGACACAGTTattcagcagctgccagaaTCTTTCATCCTGACCTGCGAGTACGACGTGCTGCGGGACGATGGCTTGTTGTacaagaagaggctggaggacaACGGGGTTCCAGTGACCTGGTTCCACCTCGAGGACGGATTCCATGGAATCATAACCTCGTTTAATAATGACTGGTTGTCATTTCCATCTGGGAAAAGGGGCCTTGAAAATATTGTGAATTTTCTAAGAAGCTTAtag
- the LOC134052958 gene encoding arylacetamide deacetylase-like 4 produces the protein MESYYIVVFITGILVAFVLMVLIATDRNFFKEEIPPDVDQPAKLRFYHRMYTLMEILAKILNHLGITEEHTLTRLIMDGLPACWDSQLSIKDLHFDGVPVRIYLPRKPSASKRRGVIFIHGGCGIFGSIRSYERICRYIARKSDSVVVSLGYHLAPEHKYPAQTLECLTATVHFLRTAETYGVDAARVIVCGDSVGGTFTASVCQELRHRTDIPKIRAQVLIYPFLQALSFNLPSHQKNAAIAFLSRERTVHFILKYLNKDCSLKEPILAGSHVPESTNLKYRKWINPDLIPDVFKLGYKPPLPTLFLPRVHEEVQELFEPWVSPLLAEDAVVCGLPDSCIVTCEHDVLRDEGLLYKKRLEDNNVHVTWHHVEKGFHGALGLFGYGIFSFPSSSTIMNHVVDFVICY, from the exons ATGGAATCTTACTATATTGTGGTTTTCATAACAGGAATTTTAGTTGCTTTTGTATTGATGGTTTTAATTGCAACTGATCGTAATTTCTTCAAGGAAGAGATTCCTCCTGATGTTGACCAGCCAGCAAAGCTCCGCTTTTATCACCGTATGTACACTCTGATGGAAATTCTG GCAAAGATCTTAAACCACTTGGGTATCACAGAGGAGCACACACTTACCAGGCTGATCATGGATGGACTCCCAGCATGCTGggattcccagctctccatTAAGGATCTGCATTTTGATGGGGTACCCGTGAGGATTTACCTCCCAAGAAAACCATCTGCAAGCAAACGGAGAGGAGTCATCTTCATCCATGGAGGATGTGGAATTTTCGGAAGCATCA GAAGTTATGAACGAATATGCCGGTACATAGCCAGAAAATCTGATTCAGTGGTTGTGTCTCTTGG GTATCATTTAGCACCTGAGCACAAGTATCCAGCCCAAACTCTGGAATGTCTCACTGCTACCGTGCACTTCCTGAGGACTGCAGAGACCTACGGGGTGGATGCCGCTCGGGTTATTGTTTGTGGGGACAGTGTAGGGGGCACATTCACTGCCAGTGTTTGCCAAGAACTAAGGCACAGGACAGATATCCCAAAGATCCGTGCCCAGGTGCTGATCTATCCATTTCTCCAAGCACTGAGCTTCAATCTGCCATCTCACCAGAAAAATGCTGCCATTGCCTTCCTGTCCCGGGAGCGCACAGTCCATTTTATTCTCAAATACCTGAATAAGGATTGCTCCCTGAAGGAACCAATTCTGGCTGGTTCTCATGTTCCTGAGAGTACAAACTTGAAATATAGGAAATGGATAAACCCAGATCTTATTCCAGACGTGTTTAAACTGGGCTATAAACCACCACTCCCCACTTTGTTTTTACCTCGAGTTCATGAAGAAGTGCAAGAACTGTTTGAGCCCTGGGTCTCCCCACTGTTGGCAGAGGATGCTGTTGTTTGTGGCCTCCCTGACAGCTGTATTGTCACCTGTGAGCACGATGTGCTCAGGGATGAGGGACTGTTGTACAAGAAACGCTTAGAGGACAACAATGTACATGTGACCTGGCACCATGTGGAAAAAGGCTTTCACGGTGCTCTGGGACTTTTTGGATAtggtattttctctttcccatcaTCAAGTACAATTATGAACCATGTTGTAGACTTTGTAATATgctattaa
- the LOC134052943 gene encoding arylacetamide deacetylase-like 4, with product MEILLAIFLTVLAGIVAIAFYYEHPKAEIPHGISERQKLYVLHYFMNFGLGLATFLDKVGIISEVHLLRVIMDTIPPLKDERLLIKDLRFERVKVRIYQPNTSNNSERRGILYFHGGVGRFGSIRAYERTCRYFCRKTNSVVVCVGYRLAPEHPFPAQFEDCLTAAIHFLRTAQDHGVNPSRVVICGDSSGGTLAAAVAQALVNRRDLPKLRAQILIYPFLQCVDLNLPSYQQNERVPILLKERTLVLGLKYVNLDLGLIKDVFKGCHVSEDRRLKYQKWVSPDHIPHEFKTRGYKPSATSLPSEEICEVAESMFDPVFSPLLAEDSVIAQLPETFLLTCEFDVLRDDGLLYKKRLEDHGIKVTWCHLEEGFHGTLFLALFGRVVAFRSGTKGLEKIVNFLRLM from the exons ATGGAAATTCTCCTGGCCATTTTTCTCACTGTTTTGGCTGGCATTGTGGCGATTGCTTTCTATTATGAACACCCCAAAGCAGAAATTCCTCATGGAATCAGTGAGCGCCAGAAGCTTTATGTTCTTCATTACTTCATGAACTTTGGGCTTGGTCTG GCAACATTTTTGGACAAAGTAGGTATCATCTCAGAGGTCCATCTCCTCAGGGTTATAATGGATACAATACCACCATTAAAGGATGAACGTCTTCTTATCAAGGACTTAAGGTTTGAAAGGGTTAAAGTGAGAATTTACCAGCCAAATACATCAAACAACAGCGAAAGAAGGGGAATCCTTTATTTTCATGGAGGAGTTGGCCGGTTTGGAAGTATCC GGGCCTACGAAAGGACGTGCCGCTATTTCTGCAGGAAGACCAACTCAGTGGTGGTGTGTGTTGG GTATCGTTTAGCTCCTGAGCACCCATTTCCAGCCCAGTTTGAGGACTGTCTCACTGCTGCCATCCACTTTCTGAGGACTGCACAAGACCATGGAGTCAACCCTTCCCGTGTTGTCATCTGTGGAGACAGCAGTGGAGGGACACTcgctgctgctgttgctcaaGCACTGGTGAACAGAAGAGATCTCCCAAAGCTGAGAGCACAAATCCTAATATATCCTTTTCTGCAGTGTGTGGACTTAAATTTGCCTTCTTATCAGCAGAATGAGAGAGTTCCCATTTTGCTAAAGGAACGAACCCTTGTTCTTGGTTTGAAGTATGTTAATCTGGACTTGGGCCTCATCAAGGACGTATTTAAAGGCTGCCATGTCTCAGAAGATCGGAGACTGAAATATCAGAAATGGGTGAGTCCTGACCACATACCTCATGAGTTTAAAACAAGAGGTTACAAACCAAGTGCAACATCTCTACCCTCAGAAGAAATCTGTGAAGTGGCTGAGTCCATGTTTGACCCTGTTTTTTCACCACTGTTGGCTGAAGACAGTGTTATTGCTCAGCTTCCTGAGACTTTCCTTTTGACCTGTGAATTTGATGTGCTTAGAGATGATGGACTGCTGTACAAGAAACGATTAGAGGACCATGGTATAAAAGTGACCTGGTGCCATCTGGAAGAGGGATTCCATGGAACACTGTTCTTAGCGCTTTTTGGTAGGGTGGTAGCATTCCGCTCTGGAACTAAAGGCCTGGAAAAGATAGTAAATTTTCTAAGACTGAtgtaa
- the LOC134052949 gene encoding arylacetamide deacetylase-like 4, producing MASVYTTLAIIGMFFISPVLIPALFLGVVLYDFFNSELPPGIEQPLKLRLFHSLLITTMVMGKILDRLGICNDLTILRVVLDGIPPRRDSKLLIKDLTVDEVPLRIYQPKSPPTGKRRGILYFHGGAGTFGSIRAFERVCRYMAKKCNSVVVSVGYRLAPEHPYPGQYFDCLSATLYFMRNLEEYHVDPGLIIISGDSCGANFATVICQILLNDRELPKVRAQVLLYPGLQGLDFHLPSYQQNAFVPMLPRKMIIYFCFRYLNRKPTLWKDVLQNCHVPESMRHQYKKWVSADLIPDEFKIRGYTPPKPTSYKPEVHEAVKEILAATFSPLLAEDSIICQLPESYIATCEFDVLRDDGLLYKKRLEDNGVQVTWYHCKNGFHGILAFFGYGIFSFLSGNKIMDSIVNYINSL from the exons ATGGCATCCGTTTATACAACTTTAGCAATTATAggaatgttttttatttctcctgttttAATACCAGCACTGTTTTTGGGGGTTGTATTATATGATTTTTTCAACTCAGAACTGCCACCTGGAATTGAGCAACCTCTAAAGCTTCGATTATTCCACTCCTTGCTGATTACAACCATGGTCATG GGAAAGATTTTGGATAGGCTGGGGATCTGCAATGATTTAACCATACTGCGAGTAGTGCTCGATGGGATACCACCACGGAGAGATTCCAAACTGCTTATCAAAGATCTCACAGTAGATGAGGTACCCTTGAGGATTTATCAGCCCAAAAGCCCACCCACTGGTAAAAGAAGAggaattctgtattttcatggAGGCGCTGGCACATTTGGGAGCATTA GAGCCTTTGAAAGAGTATGCCGCTATATGGCCAAAAAATGCAACTCAGTGGTTGTGTCGGTTGG GTACCGTCTGGCTCCTGAACACCCCTACCCAGGGCAATATTTTGACTGTCTCAGTGCCACCTTGTACTTCATGAGGAATTTAGAAGAGTATCACGTGGATCCTGGTCTCATCATCATTAGTGGTGACAGCTGTGGAGCTAATTTTGCCACAGTTATTTGCCAAATACTGCTGAATGATAGAGAGCTGCCAAAAGTACGTGCTCAGGTCCTGCTTTACCCAGGACTCCAGGGGCTGGACTTCCACTTGCCCTCCTACCAGCAGAATGCTTTTGTCCCCATGTTGCCCCGGAAGATGATCATCTACTTCTGCTTTCGCTACCTTAACAGAAAACCCACACTTTGGAAAGATGTTCTACAAAACTGCCATGTTCCCGAGAGTATGAGACACCAGTATAAAAAATGGGTAAGTGCTGACCTTATTCCTGATGAATTTAAAATTAGAGGCTACACACCACCAAAACCTACATCATATAAACCTGAAGTCCATGAAGCTGTCAAAGAAATTTTAGCAGCAACATTTTCCCCACTTTTAGCTGAAGATTCCATTATTTGCCAGCTCCCCGAGTCCTACATTGCGACCTGTGAGTTTGATGTGTTGAGGGATGATGGACTCTTATACAAGAAGAGACTAGAGGACAATGGTGTTCAAGTGACCTGGTATCACTGCAAGAATGGCTTCCATGGAATTTTAGCCTTTTTTGGCtatgggattttttcctttttatctggAAATAAGATAATGGACAGTATTGTGAATTATATAAACAGTTTatag